One window of the Leishmania panamensis strain MHOM/PA/94/PSC-1 chromosome 12 sequence genome contains the following:
- a CDS encoding hypothetical protein (TriTrypDB/GeneDB-style sysID: LpmP.12.0880), which yields MMSVDESIDVNPLSTDLHLTPQRTVGSSRRHSFSSRCTSYSHLSSRSILENSKGYCNVEVGSIAWASASYDLPSSVKCFLWLCSTSRGSAAKELRRQLLVLRDYCVQLGNKIKGKELLSQGGRHISRKEVATVDFNCCLSIIFSTSLVFTGDTENVAKGTLRSIVGKLKSAQDMGDENVFRAAIIEVVNNILLSTPLRPPAHNTVSATTMRSSGRTRLERAKQEPSLRDECLDFLTVEDGVPVLLEGMWRRWLNYFEEGYVRYVEKLLAEQQQPSAASTEVRSEDEDEGSHYGSAAAPTIAAVPIFTAWQSYWRLTTSAYAQFCHLLLAIFFVRTKDFSLNYLARVTKLVQYYTYQLECDEGGPIAVRADAAGENDDGDLDEEDEYMQSEEEEKMRSLPIPKYGKDVIMSRFTSARSSVAEMYRRRHKCFATEELPENLRPLANAMMSAATGDLPVPMVRYSDTMDLHSLSVSRQRGYE from the coding sequence ATGATGTCGGTCGACGAGTCCATCGACGTTAACCCGCTGTCAACTGACCTGCACTTGACACCACAGCGCACGGTGGGCAGCTCGCGGCGTCACAGCTTTTCGTCACGGTGCACGAGTTACTCGCACCTCTCTTCGCGCAGCATCCTGGAGAACTCGAAGGGATACTGCAACGTCGAGGTGGGATCGATTGCTTGGGCCAGCGCGTCGTACGATCTGCCCTCGAGCGTGAAGTGCTTTCTCTGGCTCTGCAGCACGTCGAGAGGTTCTGCAGCTaaggagctgcggcgccagctgctggtgctgcgcgactACTGTGTCCAGCTAGGCAACAAAATCAAAGGAAAGGAGCTGCTCTCGCAGGGTGGAAGGCACATTTCGCGCaaggaggtggcgacggtAGACTTTAACTGCTGCCTCAGCATCAtcttctccacttctctGGTCTTCACAGGCGATACGGAGAACGTTGCCAAGggcacgctgcgcagcatcgtGGGGAAGCTCAAGTCTGCCCAGGACATGGGCGACGAGAATGTCTTCCGCGCCGCCATCATCGAGGTAGTTAACAACATCCTCTTGTCCACGCCACTGAGGCCGCCTGCGCACAACACTGTGAGCGCGACAACGATGAGGAGCAGTGGGAGGACGAGGCTGGAAAGGGCTAAGCAGGAGCCGAGCCTGAGGGATGAGTGTCTTGATTTTCTCACCGTCGAGGATGGCGTTCCCGTTCTGCTGGAGGGCatgtggaggcgctggctgAACTACTTTGAGGAGGGCTACGTTCGCTACGTGGAGAAGCTTCTGgctgaacagcagcagccctcgGCGGCGTCAACCGAGGTACGTAGCGAGGATGAAGATGAGGGGTCCCACTatggcagtgcagcagccccGACCATTGCTGCGGTGCCTATTTTCACTGCCTGGCAGAGTTATTGGAGGCTGACGACAAGCGCTTACGCGCAGTTCTgccacctgctgcttgcCATCTTCTTTGTGCGCACTAAGGACTTCTCGCTCAACTACCTCGCCCGAGTCACGAAGCTCGTGCAGTACTACACGTACCAGCTGGAGTGTGACGAGGGTGGACCCATCGCAGTGAGGGCAGACGCCGCCGGCGAGAATGACGATGGTGATTtggacgaggaagacgaaTATATGCaatcggaggaggaggagaaaatgCGCTCCTTGCCGATACCCAAGTACGGCAAAGATGTTATTATGAGCCGGTTCACCAGTGCTCGATCCTCGGTTGCGGAGATGTACCGCCGCAGGCACAAGTGCTTTGCAACCGAGGAACTACCAGAGAACCTGCGCCCGCTGGCCAATGCAATGATGTCGGCGGCTACCGGGGACTTGCCAGTGCCCATGGTGCGCTACTCGGACACGATGGACCTCCATTCCCTCTCGGTCAGCCGCCAGCGCGGGTACGAGTAG
- a CDS encoding hypothetical protein (TriTrypDB/GeneDB-style sysID: LpmP.12.0890): MPPSWLPSRSSSCCSATSSSFISGTDCSSCPPDNTNLVADGPGALKSGHHQERRHRHHRHNPPLHCSGDRHVAHGCAVNDPFTTAPRRVQTSEHTRFTSILASGGRCGESAESGAAPAGPRGRVDGGSSRIQDVAWWRSSTVAANITIGAVPPASCDVHPYYALPSPTSPLPHKQRGADFYRGCRDVAAAQRYSTPSPLLTTASGTLIVSPTPLPPTHPRRSSSAQSRTSNTVSTHTSGGTAHTSKLLFASKGGGGNRGLVRHAETDGGVPLQPSCSACCVARPTRCKTLRRSFSFTSGVPSATTPGYEALPLSLHRAASPLSSVNAATGALRTLLTGERQHERTASLASSVHSASSSVRPSVPLPPSHVGLASNMMAAMWVDLPLSQTGSRCATPLNNNGDAYPPPRRRRTTPRRCSGPPSPGTSTLAASVASSFDGGGYMSSVAGGASGSTRRTLVTVGTQTESDAGTAKGGGTPPSLSRRLYSRSLSGSYATDVSGGRHYSDAAHQYNFDCPLESEVVAAITATSVSSTSAEVSPRSLLASAAEMHLDNVVDHAALGAEAVGRVQQHIAVGDVVATAPHAPESLPTEATTKADDPSEGGSPSNAPAKLPGTTYVYQTLRVDAPPLRGGTKMAAVSVSAPGSSAAEMWSPERALMFPTTPSLPTLHVPLQTGSVLAASLQPQEGVLPAVGIPSPTPKASSSAEVAGESSLTTGGGEGYHGAVKGMTSVGCGATASLAKDGGPSAPQPVATSASDDVWRLRAELAEMRLQYEHVVQQLRHMQERSVASGSANPSIAVAALEAGHPTAKEAVLSTTSTSLPAGSASSCLSSVFIPNHSGMAESPAVDSASFVSSSSEGNATDAATTLDHVREALQRTRKRTTR, translated from the coding sequence ATGCCGCCATCGTGGTTACCCTCTCGCTcgtcctcctgctgctcggcaACGTCCTCCTCGTTTATCTCTGGCACTGATTGCTCTTCGTGTCCACCTGACAATACAAACCTTGTCGCGGATGGCCCCGGTGCTCTGAAATCGGGTCATCATcaggagcgccgccaccgccaccatcgccacaATCCTCCACTTCACTGCTCAGGTGATAGGCATGTTGCGCACGGCTGTGCAGTCAATGACCCTTTCACTACAGCACCGCGGCGCGTACAGACATCTGAGCACACGCGCTTTACCAGCATTCTTGCCAGCGGCGGGCGGTGTGGAGAGAGTGCCGAGTCCGGCGCCGCGCCTGCAGGCCCTCGCGGTCGTGTCGATGGTGGCTCGTCTCGCATACAGGACGTTGCGTGGTGGAGGTCCTCTACGGTCGCTGCGAACATCACGATAGGGGCTGTGCCCCCAGCGTCTTGCGATGTGCATCCTTACTATGCACTACCCAGTCCTACATCCCCGCTACCACACAAACAGCGCGGCGCTGATTTTTATCGGGGCTGCCGGGAcgtagcggcagcgcagcgataCTCgaccccttctcctctcctgaCCACCGCCTCTGGCACCCTCATCGTATCTCCGACGCCActcccacccactcacccccgCCGATCATCGTCGGCGCAGAGCCGCACTTCGAACACGGTTTCCACGCACACCTCTGGTGGTACCGCGCACACCTCGAAGTTGCTCTTCGCGAGcaaaggcggtggcggcaacaGGGGCCTTGTGAGGCATGCCGAGACGGACGGGGGCGTTCCCTTGCAGCCGTCGTGCAGCGCTTGCTGCGTCGCAAGGCCTACACGCTGTAagacgctgcgccgctccttttccttcacctCTGGGGTTCCGTCCGCAACGACCCCCGGCTACGAGGCGCTtccactctctctccaccgtgcggcgtctcctctctccaGTGTCAACGCAGCAACGGGTGCACTGCGCACTCTGCTGACCGGCGAGCGCCAGCACGAGCGGActgcctccctcgcctcctcagTGCACTCCGCTTCGTCATCGGTTCGCCCGTCAGTGCCCTTGCCGCCTTCGCACGTTGGCTTGGCCTCGAATATGATGGCGGCTATGTGGGTCGACTTGCCTCTTTCGCAGACGGGCAGTCGGTGCGCCACGCCGCTGAACAACAACGGAGATGCGTATCCACCACCGCGTAGGCGGCGCAcgacgccacgccgctgctccGGTCCCCCAAGCCCGGGGACCAGCACGCTGGCGGCCTCCGTTGCCTCCTCGTtcgacggtggcggctaCATGTCTTCGGTTGCCGGAGGCGCATCCGGCAGCACGCGCCGCACACTGGTGACGGTCGGCACGCAGACGGAGAGCGACGCAGGCACCGCCAAGGGTGGTGGGACGCCGCCCAGCCTTTCCCGCCGTCTCTACTCAAGGTCCTTATCGGGTTCTTACGCCACGGACGTCAGCGGTGGAAGGCACTACAGCGACGCTGCACACCAATACAACTTTGATTGCCCTTTGGAGAGTGAAGTGGTTGCTGCGATCACGGCGACGTCAGTCTCTTCGACGTCGGCCGAGGTGTCGCCGCGTTCCTTGCTTGCGAGCGCAGCTGAGATGCATCTTGACAACGTCGTGGATCACGCGGCTCTTGGCGCTGAAGCGGTAgggcgtgtgcagcagcacatcgcaGTTGGTGACGTGGTTGCCACAGCGCCACACGCGCCAGAATCTCTGCCCACTGAAGCGACGACGAAGGCCGACGACCCAAGTGAAGGTGGCAGCCCCTCAAACGCGCCGGCCAAGCTTCCAGGTACAACCTACGTGTACCAAACCTTGCGCGTGGATGCGCCGCCTCTACGTGGAGGTACTAAAATGGCTGCAGTTTCAGTGAGTGCTCCAGGGTCATCTGCGGCAGAGATGTGGTCGCCAGAGAGAGCTCTCATGTTCCCCACGACGCCCTCCTTACCCACGCTGCACGTCCCGCTGCAGACAGGTTCGGTGCTAGCGGCGTCCCTGCAGCCCCAGGAGGGGGTACTGCCAGCAGTGGGCATTCCTTCACCCACCCCTAAAGCGAGTAGTTCCGCCGAGGTAGCTGGGGAGAGTTCATTGACGacaggtggaggagaaggatATCACGGCGCCGTGAAAGGCATGACGTCGGTAGGCTGTGGGGCAACCGCATCTCTGGCGAAAGATGGTGGACCCTCGGCCCCTCAGCCTGTGGCAACCTCCGCGAGCGACGACGTTTGGCGACTTCGCGCAGAGCTGGCCGAAATGCGCCTCCAGTACGAGCACGTTGTGCAGCAACTTCGCCACATGCAAGAGAGGTCTGTTGCTTCTGGCTCAGCGAACCCCTCCATCGCAGtagcggcgctggaggcagGGCATCCAACAGCAAAGGAAGCAGTGCTGAGCACCACCTCGACTTCGCTGCCAGCGGGATCGGCGTCTTCGTGCTTGTCCTCAGTCTTCATACCAAACCATTCCGGTATGGCTGAGAGCCCCGCGGTGGATTCGGCGTCCTTCGTTTCATCCAGCAGCGAAGGCAATGCGACCGATGCCGCGACGACGCTGGATCACGTGCGAGAGGCCCTGCAGCGAACTCGAAAGCGTACAACTCGCTAG